From one Lycium ferocissimum isolate CSIRO_LF1 chromosome 5, AGI_CSIRO_Lferr_CH_V1, whole genome shotgun sequence genomic stretch:
- the LOC132056403 gene encoding uncharacterized protein LOC132056403 codes for MSSAELRSRHSSRNAKRESRDPSGCKEFKLHECEKDNSHELLSTVEPELKVYSSESVDILKLCGENQLIEEFYSQTYCDDVAKLDHQLKGYNSSAYSYKDTPSLMLENVVGDGSQKTPVKTDAAGFMDFEYYSPLEPGDTKKACSKLDSEWIGVEKAEPWWRAADKELAASGSPRSSGRIANSDLSWRQCLESESYNCSQWSNQVSMTEVESLVTPYCYPGQHPSQSQQKILRVSKGCSRRGLGQLVSGDDNLSTANILSAETQPGSSDLSKGQLLEALCHSQTRAREAEQLAQQAYNEKEHVIKLFFRQASHLFAYRQWLQILQLEALVLQLRNKDEQNSVNYSPFFPVILNKGRKLKKCRYNKPIKRKPGKGKGKINKSAIAFALGLSLAGAGLLLGWTMGLLFPAF; via the exons ATGTCTTCTGCTGAATTAAGGTCTCGCCACAGTTCTAGAAATGCAAAAAGAGAGTCACGGGATCCTTCAGGCTGCAAGGAATTTAAACTTCATGAATGTGAGAAAGATAATTCACATGAACTTTTAAGCACGGTAGAGCCTGAGCTCAAAGTCTATAGCTCAGAGAGTGTTGATATTCTGAAATTATGCGGGGAAAACCAATTGATCGAGGAGTTCTATTCTCAAAcatattgtgatgatgttgCAAAGCTAGACCACCAGCTCAAAGGCTACAATTCCTCTGCATATAGTTACAAAGATACACCATCACTCATGCTCGAAAATGTGGTAGGTGATGGTTCACAGAAAACACCAGTAAAGACGGATGCCGCAGGATTTATGGACTTTGAATATTACAGCCCCCTTGAACCTGGAGACACCAAAAAAGCTTGTTCTAAACTGGACTCTGAATGGATTGGAGTAGAGAAGGCGGAACCATGGTGGCGTGCAGCTGATAAGGAGTTAGCTGCCTCAGGTTCTCCCAGGTCATCTGGACGTATTGCGAATTCCGATCTTTCATGGCGTCAGTGTTTGGAAAGTGAGTCATATAATTGTTCTCAGTGGTCTAACCAGGTTAGTATGACAGAGGTGGAGTCTCTGGTTACTCCTTATTGTTATCCAGGACAACATCCTTCACAAAGCCAACAGAAGATACTGCGTGTTAGCAAAGGGTGCTCGAGACGTGGTTTAGGGCAGCTAGTAAG TGGTGATGACAATTTAAGTACTGCCAACATCCTCTCAGCAGAAACCCAACCAGGATCAAGCGATCTCAGCAAAGGACAGCTGTTAGAAGCACTGTGTCATTCTCAAACCCGTGCAAGAGAGGCCGAACAACTGGCACAGCAAGCCTACAATGAGAAGGAACACGTGATCAAGCTATTCTTCAGACAGGCTTCTCACCTCTTTGCTTACCGGCAGTGGCTTCAAATTTTGCAGCTTGAAGCTCTTGTTCTCCAGCTCAGGAATAAAGATGAGCAAAATTCCGTCAACTATTCGCCTTTCTTTCCCGTTATCCTAAACAAAGGCAGGAAACTGAAGAAGTGTAGATATAATAAGCCTATTAAGAGGAAGCCAGGAAAGGGAAAAGGCAAGATAAACAAGTCTGCTATAGCTTTTGCCTTGGGTTTGAGTCTTGCTGGTGCTGGTTTGCTACTTGGTTGGACCATGGGATTGCTATTTCCTGCTTTCTAA